Proteins from a genomic interval of Sphingobacterium sp. SYP-B4668:
- a CDS encoding glucosaminidase domain-containing protein yields the protein MQERNIRKYLLVLFLSLASVTYTFAQKFSPTSYVEEHKQIAQQLSREHGVPASVILAIAMHESANGNSKVAKHLNNHFGIKGKNNSKAIRSSYKGYSSILDSYHDFVGLLKRRSATQKLFDKYDALDYQAWINGIARSGYSHSKSWKTQVLSMIRRYELDNLDRPNATSKSLVANRTEQEVSQGTSSNLR from the coding sequence ATGCAAGAAAGAAACATTAGAAAGTATCTTCTTGTGCTGTTTTTGAGTTTAGCTAGTGTAACATACACTTTTGCTCAAAAATTTTCTCCGACTTCATACGTCGAAGAGCACAAGCAGATCGCACAACAGCTGAGCCGTGAACATGGTGTTCCTGCCTCAGTAATCTTAGCGATTGCTATGCACGAGAGTGCCAATGGAAATAGCAAGGTTGCCAAACATCTCAACAACCATTTTGGGATAAAGGGCAAAAACAATAGTAAGGCCATTCGGTCATCCTATAAAGGATATTCCTCTATCCTAGACTCCTACCACGATTTCGTTGGATTATTAAAACGGAGAAGCGCTACCCAGAAACTTTTTGATAAGTACGATGCCTTGGATTACCAAGCGTGGATTAATGGAATCGCAAGGTCGGGGTATTCGCACAGCAAAAGCTGGAAAACCCAAGTACTTTCAATGATTCGTAGGTATGAATTGGATAATCTGGATCGACCGAATGCCACAAGCAAATCTTTGGTAGCTAACCGTACAGAACAGGAAGTTTCACAGGGAACATCAAGTAATTTAAGGTAG
- a CDS encoding O-methyltransferase — MHQSEELLNTYLEHTCDEESALLKRINRETYLKETMPHMLSGHYQGRVLSFLSKMTRPNRILEIGTFTGYATLCLAEGLQTDGEIHTIDINAELEERVRGYFKESLFDNRIRYHIGDAIQVIDNIPGQFDLVFIDADKKRNLQYYDLLVDRVPSGGLIMIDNVLWKGKVLQGNPDNQTKQILELNEQLKSDQRVDKLILPIRDGLFVLRKK; from the coding sequence ATGCATCAGTCCGAAGAACTGTTAAATACGTACTTAGAACATACTTGTGACGAAGAATCTGCGTTACTAAAAAGAATCAATCGGGAGACCTATCTGAAAGAAACGATGCCCCACATGTTGTCGGGACATTATCAAGGAAGGGTTTTATCTTTTTTGAGTAAGATGACAAGACCCAATCGCATTTTGGAGATTGGTACCTTCACAGGCTACGCAACATTATGTTTGGCAGAGGGGCTGCAAACGGATGGAGAAATCCATACAATTGATATTAATGCAGAATTGGAAGAACGAGTTCGAGGTTATTTTAAAGAGTCATTGTTTGACAATCGAATTCGTTATCATATAGGTGATGCAATACAGGTCATCGATAACATACCGGGACAGTTTGATTTGGTATTTATTGATGCAGATAAGAAGAGAAATCTTCAATATTATGATTTACTGGTCGATCGAGTTCCGTCCGGAGGGCTTATTATGATCGACAATGTTTTATGGAAGGGAAAAGTGCTGCAAGGGAATCCGGACAATCAAACGAAGCAAATTCTCGAGTTGAACGAACAGTTAAAAAGCGATCAACGGGTTGATAAATTAATCTTACCTATTCGAGATGGACTTTTTGTTTTGCGCAAAAAGTAA
- the folE gene encoding GTP cyclohydrolase I FolE produces MNDSSSLDHEEMDGYTKIDQYNQVHVDRISTHYTDILQALGEDPTREGLLKTPERVAKALKFLTQGYEQDAAAVLQAAMFEEDYSQMVVVKDIEVYSLCEHHMLPFFGKAHIAYIPNGHIVGLSKIPRVVDIFARRLQVQERLTNEIRDCIQETLGAKGVAVVMECKHMCMAMRGVQKQNSVTTTSAFTGAFQNDVTRSEFLRLITANLI; encoded by the coding sequence ATGAATGATTCTTCAAGCTTGGACCATGAAGAGATGGATGGATACACCAAGATAGATCAGTACAACCAAGTACATGTGGATAGGATATCAACACATTACACGGATATTCTTCAGGCGTTGGGTGAAGACCCCACAAGAGAGGGGCTACTCAAAACACCTGAGCGTGTAGCTAAGGCGTTGAAGTTCTTAACCCAAGGATATGAACAGGATGCTGCAGCGGTGTTGCAAGCGGCTATGTTTGAAGAGGACTATAGCCAAATGGTGGTTGTAAAGGATATAGAAGTTTACTCTTTATGTGAGCACCACATGCTCCCATTCTTCGGAAAGGCCCATATCGCTTATATTCCAAACGGCCATATCGTCGGACTCAGTAAAATCCCAAGAGTAGTGGATATTTTTGCGCGAAGATTGCAGGTACAAGAGCGTCTTACAAACGAAATCCGAGATTGTATACAAGAGACTTTGGGAGCAAAGGGGGTGGCTGTTGTGATGGAGTGTAAGCATATGTGTATGGCTATGCGTGGTGTACAAAAGCAAAATTCGGTGACGACAACGTCTGCATTTACTGGAGCTTTTCAGAATGATGTGACTAGGTCTGAATTTTTAAGATTAATCACGGCTAATTTGATTTAA
- a CDS encoding 6-pyruvoyl trahydropterin synthase family protein, with protein MIFITRRERFSAAHKLYRADWSLEENENVFGKCSNPNWHGHNYELFVTVKGEVNPETGFLIDLKEMKRVILQHVIEKLDHRNVNLDVDFMAGKLASTEYIAIAIFDVLRPLFAERNVLLHCVKLVETENNYVEYFGE; from the coding sequence ATGATTTTTATTACACGGCGCGAGCGCTTCAGTGCCGCTCACAAACTTTATCGGGCAGATTGGTCGTTGGAAGAGAACGAAAATGTTTTTGGTAAATGCAGTAATCCGAACTGGCATGGGCATAATTACGAGCTTTTTGTAACGGTAAAAGGAGAGGTGAATCCAGAAACCGGATTTCTGATCGACTTGAAAGAAATGAAGCGGGTCATATTGCAACATGTCATAGAAAAACTAGATCATCGCAACGTTAATTTGGATGTTGATTTTATGGCAGGTAAGCTAGCCTCAACCGAATATATTGCCATAGCGATATTTGACGTCTTAAGGCCATTATTTGCAGAGCGAAACGTACTGTTGCATTGCGTGAAATTAGTAGAAACAGAAAATAATTATGTCGAATACTTCGGCGAATAA
- the mqnB gene encoding futalosine hydrolase — protein sequence MKILIVAATSFEIQPLLNAQILPYPIDTLITGVGMTQTAYTLGKHLALNSYDLIINLGIAGSFDRNLKIGEVVEVTEDRFAELGAEDGESFLSIEDLGFGVSVFRPIPFDNPPFYPPLLKKVNAITVNKVHGHEPNIAKLKNQHPDVDLESMEGAAVFLAANGQQIPSIQIRAISNYVEQRNRESWDIPLAIKNLNTVVLEWLSPL from the coding sequence ATGAAAATACTTATTGTCGCAGCAACATCGTTCGAAATACAACCCCTCTTAAACGCCCAAATCCTACCATATCCGATAGATACGTTGATCACTGGGGTCGGGATGACCCAAACGGCCTACACATTAGGAAAGCACTTGGCATTAAACTCCTATGACTTAATTATTAATCTAGGTATTGCAGGTTCTTTCGATCGTAATCTGAAAATAGGAGAGGTCGTTGAGGTAACCGAAGATCGATTTGCAGAGTTAGGCGCCGAAGATGGAGAGTCTTTCCTTTCGATAGAAGACCTCGGATTCGGAGTCTCAGTCTTTCGCCCTATTCCTTTTGACAACCCTCCTTTTTATCCCCCTCTTTTGAAAAAAGTAAATGCCATTACCGTCAACAAGGTGCACGGACATGAGCCCAACATTGCGAAATTAAAAAATCAACATCCCGATGTTGATTTGGAATCAATGGAAGGTGCAGCAGTATTCCTCGCTGCCAATGGGCAACAGATTCCTAGTATACAGATTCGCGCTATATCCAATTATGTTGAACAGCGCAATCGCGAAAGCTGGGACATCCCGTTAGCTATTAAGAATTTAAACACGGTCGTCCTGGAGTGGCTATCCCCTTTATAG
- a CDS encoding pyruvate dehydrogenase complex E1 component subunit beta, with protein MREIQFREALREALSEEMRKDEKIFLMGEEVAEYNGAYKVSQGMLDEFGPKRVIDTPIAELGFAGIGVGSAMNGLRPIIEFMTFNFSLVAIDQIINAAAKIHSMSGGQFSCPIVFRGPTGNAGQLGAQHSQNFENWFANTPGLKVVVPSNPYDAKGLLKSAIIDPDPVIFMESEVMYGDKGHVPEEEYYLEIGKANVVKEGTDVTVVSFGKMVPRVVIPAIEELAKEGVSVELIDLRSVRPIDYATIIESVKKTNRLVIVEEAWPLASISSEITYKVQRDAFDYLDAPVTRVTSADVPLAYAATLVEASLPSITKVVKAVKEVAYLKK; from the coding sequence ATGAGAGAAATACAATTCAGAGAAGCACTTCGCGAAGCCTTGAGCGAAGAAATGCGTAAAGACGAAAAAATATTTTTAATGGGCGAGGAAGTAGCTGAATACAACGGCGCCTATAAAGTAAGTCAAGGGATGCTTGACGAATTCGGACCAAAACGCGTTATCGATACACCCATTGCAGAGCTTGGTTTTGCTGGTATTGGTGTAGGATCAGCGATGAACGGTCTTAGACCCATTATTGAGTTCATGACCTTCAACTTTTCGTTGGTAGCAATTGATCAAATAATCAACGCAGCCGCTAAAATACACTCCATGAGTGGCGGTCAGTTTTCTTGTCCGATAGTATTCCGCGGCCCCACAGGTAACGCGGGACAACTAGGAGCACAGCACTCCCAAAATTTTGAGAACTGGTTTGCCAATACTCCTGGTCTGAAAGTCGTCGTTCCGTCCAATCCATACGACGCTAAAGGGCTATTGAAATCCGCCATCATTGATCCAGATCCAGTTATTTTCATGGAATCAGAGGTCATGTATGGTGATAAAGGTCATGTCCCGGAAGAAGAATATTATCTAGAAATCGGAAAAGCAAATGTGGTAAAAGAAGGTACAGACGTAACTGTTGTATCCTTTGGAAAAATGGTGCCACGTGTAGTCATTCCTGCGATTGAAGAGTTAGCAAAAGAAGGTGTAAGTGTAGAATTGATTGACTTACGTTCTGTACGTCCGATTGACTACGCAACCATCATTGAGTCTGTTAAAAAGACCAATCGCCTTGTAATCGTTGAAGAAGCTTGGCCATTAGCTTCCATCTCTTCTGAGATTACGTACAAAGTACAACGTGATGCTTTTGATTACTTAGATGCCCCTGTAACCCGTGTGACATCTGCAGATGTTCCACTTGCTTATGCTGCAACATTGGTTGAGGCCTCACTGCCAAGTATTACCAAAGTAGTTAAAGCCGTTAAAGAGGTCGCATACCTAAAAAAATAA
- a CDS encoding DUF6263 family protein: protein MKKSLLLLLTGSFLTLSAFAQKPVTLRANPPIGKIIQMDMGLKTDVDGPQSIIMDMKMKMEVNPKELAEEQITLETTARSIKAQINAGMMTLDYDSEKEQTDEMGKMLAQQFASILNKTIISTMTTRGKVIDVVLPDNIGQQIDKNSFTNISTTFPETPVKIGDSWESEVESGELFAKIITTSTFKEETSEGYKIDISAKVLNEASEQIGSTLGYYLIDKESNMTKKAQLTTAVQVEDNKVITEINITNTL from the coding sequence ATGAAAAAATCTCTATTACTCCTTTTAACCGGCTCATTTTTAACACTATCCGCATTTGCCCAAAAGCCTGTAACCCTGAGAGCCAATCCCCCGATCGGAAAGATTATCCAAATGGATATGGGCCTCAAGACCGATGTCGATGGTCCACAAAGCATTATTATGGATATGAAGATGAAAATGGAGGTAAACCCAAAGGAATTAGCCGAGGAGCAAATTACGCTAGAAACCACCGCCCGTTCAATAAAAGCACAAATTAATGCCGGCATGATGACGCTGGACTATGATTCGGAAAAAGAGCAGACGGACGAAATGGGTAAAATGTTAGCACAACAATTCGCCTCCATCTTAAATAAGACCATCATATCAACCATGACCACACGAGGAAAAGTTATCGATGTGGTGCTGCCAGATAATATTGGCCAACAGATAGATAAAAATTCCTTTACGAATATTTCGACTACCTTTCCAGAGACACCTGTAAAGATTGGGGACTCTTGGGAGAGCGAGGTTGAGTCAGGGGAATTATTCGCAAAGATTATCACGACTTCTACCTTTAAAGAAGAAACCTCCGAAGGTTATAAAATTGATATTTCAGCCAAAGTGTTAAATGAAGCCAGTGAGCAAATTGGATCTACTTTGGGTTATTATTTGATAGACAAGGAGTCCAACATGACTAAAAAAGCACAGCTCACAACAGCCGTTCAGGTAGAAGACAACAAGGTCATCACCGAAATCAACATCACCAATACACTGTAA
- the gcvH gene encoding glycine cleavage system protein GcvH, translating to MNFPAELKYTKDHEWVRVEGDEAVIGITDFAQRELGDIVFVDINTVGDEVAANEVFGTVEAVKTVSDLFMPVTATVLAVNEAIDASPELVNSDSYGEGWIIRVKLSNPAEVDALLSADQYKEEINA from the coding sequence ATGAATTTTCCAGCAGAATTAAAATACACGAAAGATCACGAATGGGTTCGTGTTGAAGGAGATGAAGCCGTAATTGGTATCACGGACTTTGCGCAACGTGAATTGGGCGATATCGTATTTGTAGATATCAATACGGTAGGAGATGAAGTGGCTGCAAACGAGGTTTTCGGCACGGTAGAAGCTGTAAAGACAGTCTCAGATTTGTTTATGCCAGTGACGGCAACAGTTTTGGCTGTTAACGAAGCAATTGATGCATCACCGGAGTTGGTTAATTCTGATTCTTACGGCGAAGGTTGGATTATTCGTGTAAAGTTATCTAATCCTGCTGAAGTGGATGCTTTATTGTCTGCTGATCAGTATAAAGAAGAAATTAACGCTTAA
- a CDS encoding anhydro-N-acetylmuramic acid kinase: MNTQVEKLYRIAQKEERYIIGLMSGTSLDGLDVALCKLSGSGKETKLELVAFDTLVYQAAFRTYIRLVFSKRDIDLQILCGLNAYIGHVHGQLINDALAKWGVSADHVDLIASHGQTVYHAPQSLTHDHELPNSTLQIGDGDHIAHHTGLITISDFRQKHIAAGGEGAPLAAYGDYLLFSDQLENRILLNIGGISNFTFLPNGSSALQAYATDLGPGNTMMNQYMKQHYNQEMDSDAAIAQTGKPHPRLLAALEESEFLNLGFPKTTGPELFNLAYLTQKQQQSGTEDLSKADIMATLCHFSAQTIVKGIRRQTQGMDNVAVYISGGGLHNPLLIKLIKQGLPHYKITSFDALGLNPDAKEACLFAVLANETLVGQPDNVSTIKNSPAICMGKISFPY, translated from the coding sequence ATGAATACACAGGTTGAAAAGCTATACCGAATTGCTCAAAAGGAGGAAAGATATATTATTGGGTTAATGTCTGGCACTTCTTTAGATGGTCTTGATGTTGCACTATGCAAACTTTCCGGGTCTGGAAAAGAAACGAAACTTGAACTAGTAGCCTTTGATACATTAGTCTATCAAGCAGCATTCCGAACCTATATACGGCTTGTATTCTCAAAACGAGATATAGACTTACAAATCCTGTGTGGGCTCAATGCCTATATAGGCCACGTCCATGGTCAACTCATCAATGATGCGCTAGCCAAATGGGGTGTATCTGCAGATCATGTAGACCTTATTGCCAGCCATGGGCAAACCGTTTATCACGCCCCTCAAAGCTTAACTCACGACCACGAACTTCCCAATAGTACACTCCAAATTGGCGATGGAGATCACATTGCTCATCATACAGGACTTATCACCATTTCTGATTTTAGACAAAAGCACATCGCTGCGGGTGGAGAAGGAGCTCCGTTAGCAGCATATGGTGATTATTTACTTTTTTCCGACCAACTCGAAAATCGGATTCTGCTCAACATCGGAGGAATATCCAATTTCACCTTTCTTCCCAATGGAAGCAGTGCCCTACAAGCTTATGCCACCGACTTAGGTCCAGGCAATACGATGATGAATCAATATATGAAGCAACATTATAATCAGGAGATGGATAGCGATGCCGCCATTGCACAGACAGGTAAGCCACATCCTCGACTATTAGCGGCTTTAGAAGAAAGCGAATTCCTCAATTTAGGGTTTCCAAAAACTACGGGACCAGAATTATTCAACTTAGCATACCTCACCCAAAAACAGCAACAATCCGGCACTGAAGATCTTTCCAAAGCAGATATAATGGCTACACTCTGTCATTTCTCAGCACAGACCATTGTCAAAGGTATACGCAGACAAACCCAAGGAATGGATAATGTTGCTGTATACATCAGCGGTGGAGGCTTACACAACCCTCTACTTATTAAGCTTATTAAGCAAGGGTTGCCTCATTATAAAATAACCTCTTTTGATGCCCTCGGGCTTAATCCCGATGCTAAAGAGGCTTGTCTTTTTGCCGTACTAGCCAATGAAACCTTGGTTGGACAACCAGACAATGTAAGTACAATCAAGAATTCTCCAGCAATCTGCATGGGAAAAATCAGCTTTCCCTACTAA
- a CDS encoding DUF2461 domain-containing protein, which translates to MAKINKGTFSFLELLREHNNREWFQENRDMYEAALTDVRAFIRAVIDELSKIDPHIHTDISENKCLFRIYRDTRFAKDKTPYKTWFSAGISVDGRKLDGPEYYLHIEHDKSFLGVGYWRPNKEHLDAIRQEIDYNAEGLHKALASSGWETGDLSAEDKLMRPPAGYDASHSEIEILKLKSFILYKKFTDVEMCSKNALEQVIAAAITMLPFKNFIHQAIDND; encoded by the coding sequence ATGGCAAAGATAAACAAGGGTACTTTTTCTTTTTTGGAATTATTGCGTGAGCACAATAATCGGGAATGGTTTCAGGAGAATAGGGACATGTACGAGGCAGCGCTGACCGATGTACGCGCTTTTATCCGCGCGGTGATAGATGAATTATCAAAGATAGATCCACATATACATACCGATATCTCCGAGAATAAATGTTTATTTAGAATTTATCGAGACACCCGGTTTGCAAAAGATAAGACTCCGTATAAGACCTGGTTTAGTGCAGGCATATCAGTAGATGGTCGGAAACTTGATGGCCCAGAATACTATTTGCATATTGAGCACGACAAATCTTTCTTAGGTGTTGGATATTGGCGCCCCAATAAAGAGCATTTAGATGCTATCAGACAAGAGATAGACTATAACGCGGAAGGGTTGCATAAGGCATTAGCAAGTTCGGGCTGGGAGACGGGAGACTTATCGGCAGAGGATAAGTTGATGCGTCCACCTGCAGGATACGATGCATCTCATTCGGAAATTGAAATATTGAAGCTAAAGAGCTTCATTCTATATAAGAAATTCACAGATGTTGAAATGTGTTCTAAAAATGCATTAGAACAAGTCATCGCTGCGGCGATAACAATGCTTCCCTTTAAAAATTTTATACATCAAGCGATTGATAACGATTAG
- a CDS encoding phosphatidate cytidylyltransferase has translation MKTRAITGVFFIIILVGAHLLGREVFVAFFSLLGLASLAEFYKLIGSEESKPNMPLGILAGVALMIGAGGAYLDYWGFKMMLLAVPFVLWVYIAALYQEEKLPFQGIGFTLLGLVYTVFPFLALVGLAFVQGSFNYLIPLGYLILQWSNDTGAYLAGRSFGKRKLFERISPNKTWEGFIGGVLLAVVVALNLSYYFGSLEKWHWVVMGLTIGVFGTLGDLVESMLKRSLDVKDSGKILPGHGGFLDRFDGVLIAAPLVYVFLMLVL, from the coding sequence ATGAAGACCAGAGCAATTACAGGCGTATTTTTTATAATCATTTTAGTAGGAGCACACTTACTCGGAAGGGAGGTCTTTGTTGCCTTTTTCTCTTTACTCGGGTTGGCTAGTCTTGCGGAGTTTTATAAGTTGATCGGGTCGGAAGAGAGTAAACCGAATATGCCATTGGGGATACTTGCTGGGGTCGCGTTGATGATTGGCGCAGGTGGTGCCTATTTAGATTACTGGGGTTTTAAAATGATGTTGTTAGCCGTTCCTTTTGTTTTATGGGTATATATTGCAGCCCTCTATCAGGAGGAGAAGCTCCCTTTTCAAGGGATTGGATTTACTCTTCTGGGGTTGGTCTATACCGTATTTCCTTTTTTGGCTTTAGTGGGTCTAGCTTTTGTGCAGGGTTCGTTTAACTATCTTATCCCCTTAGGGTACCTTATTTTACAATGGTCTAATGATACGGGAGCATATCTTGCTGGACGTAGTTTTGGTAAGCGCAAGTTGTTTGAGCGGATTTCACCAAATAAGACATGGGAGGGCTTTATCGGAGGAGTATTATTGGCTGTGGTCGTGGCATTAAATCTTTCTTATTATTTTGGTTCTTTAGAGAAATGGCATTGGGTGGTCATGGGGTTGACAATAGGCGTTTTCGGTACGTTAGGAGACCTTGTCGAATCGATGCTAAAGAGAAGCTTAGATGTGAAAGACTCGGGCAAAATACTTCCGGGACATGGCGGGTTTTTAGATCGATTCGATGGGGTGCTTATTGCTGCGCCGTTGGTATATGTATTTTTAATGTTAGTATTGTAA
- a CDS encoding putative signal transducing protein: MEKDWVKIKTFMNAIQAEIVKQMLAEHAINAVILNKQDSSYLFGKLELYVVKGDEPRANELIIEFNPEEGN; this comes from the coding sequence ATGGAAAAAGATTGGGTGAAGATTAAAACGTTTATGAATGCAATACAGGCCGAGATCGTCAAACAAATGTTAGCGGAGCACGCAATTAATGCCGTGATTTTAAACAAGCAAGATTCGTCTTACCTTTTTGGTAAGTTGGAATTGTATGTTGTTAAAGGAGATGAACCTCGGGCCAATGAATTGATAATAGAATTTAATCCAGAAGAAGGAAATTAA
- a CDS encoding CPBP family glutamic-type intramembrane protease, translating to MEFIPQRPHKPMMSIILLIILGLGISIVMQGIVMIWFGLINKDTETAVDSIMSDPYFGKLLLGVSSVATFGLPAYLLYHIEKKSVAYFPQKKPFRIFYFVVMFAVLFAFMPMMNLIGDWNAKLTLPESLSSIERWMRESENSKGDMISNIVMETSWGGLCLNLLILAVLPGICEELFFRGGIQKNLEEQFGNPHLAIWLTAIVFSAIHVQFYGFFPRMILGVLFGYALLWSQNIWVPIFAHFVNNATATLVAFYYARHGKSYEDFHTFESYPAIVYVGSLIITATLIFIFYNYSKKITNGKRLGED from the coding sequence ATGGAATTTATACCACAACGACCGCACAAACCGATGATGTCGATTATATTGCTCATTATCTTGGGTTTGGGGATTAGCATAGTGATGCAGGGTATTGTAATGATTTGGTTTGGGCTAATAAATAAGGATACCGAAACCGCTGTGGATTCAATCATGTCGGACCCTTATTTCGGGAAGCTCTTGTTGGGGGTGAGTAGTGTTGCGACGTTTGGCTTGCCAGCTTATTTACTCTATCATATTGAAAAGAAAAGTGTCGCATATTTTCCTCAGAAGAAGCCCTTTCGCATATTTTATTTTGTTGTAATGTTTGCAGTTTTATTTGCTTTCATGCCAATGATGAATCTAATCGGTGATTGGAATGCAAAATTGACATTACCTGAATCCTTAAGCAGCATCGAACGGTGGATGCGTGAAAGCGAAAATAGTAAAGGTGATATGATATCCAATATCGTGATGGAAACTAGTTGGGGTGGATTGTGTTTGAATTTACTGATTTTAGCGGTTTTGCCCGGTATTTGTGAAGAGTTGTTTTTTAGAGGGGGAATACAGAAGAATTTGGAGGAACAATTTGGCAACCCTCATTTAGCGATATGGTTGACGGCAATAGTATTCAGCGCCATCCATGTGCAGTTCTATGGTTTTTTTCCAAGAATGATATTGGGCGTGCTTTTTGGTTATGCATTGTTGTGGAGTCAAAATATTTGGGTGCCTATCTTTGCACATTTTGTCAACAACGCTACGGCTACGCTTGTGGCATTTTATTATGCCCGTCACGGGAAGTCATATGAAGATTTTCATACATTTGAAAGTTATCCAGCAATTGTTTATGTTGGCAGTTTGATAATTACTGCGACACTTATATTTATATTTTATAATTATTCAAAAAAAATTACGAATGGAAAAAGATTGGGTGAAGATTAA